A stretch of the Streptomyces sp. NBC_01428 genome encodes the following:
- a CDS encoding LysR family transcriptional regulator: protein METRELRYFVAVAEELNFGRAAQRLGIAQPPLSRAIAQLERRLGATLLDRDSRGVALTAAGTVLLQEAGAALDAVEAAERRTRRAALASTGSPSVVLAAKAGASGELLAKILDAYAAEPDAVRVDVMLCGPGEQARVLHDGRADVALLHRPFDDTAGFDTEDLHTERQIVILPAGHPLSTRPHLRIDEITGLSGLPLPRWPRPDGAFADGPGPQVRDHTQLTQLIALGRACAIVPESACAGLGEDLTAVPVPDAPEVTTVIAWPPHSRSSAVAGLVRAAVAL, encoded by the coding sequence ATGGAGACGCGTGAACTGCGGTACTTCGTCGCGGTCGCCGAAGAACTGAACTTCGGCAGGGCCGCGCAGCGACTCGGCATCGCCCAACCTCCGCTGAGCAGGGCCATCGCCCAGCTCGAACGGCGACTGGGCGCCACGCTCCTCGACCGCGACAGCCGGGGTGTCGCCCTGACCGCCGCGGGGACGGTGCTTCTCCAGGAGGCGGGAGCCGCGCTGGACGCCGTCGAGGCCGCCGAGCGTCGAACGCGGCGGGCCGCCCTCGCTTCGACCGGCAGCCCCTCCGTCGTTCTCGCCGCGAAGGCGGGCGCCTCCGGCGAGCTCCTGGCGAAGATCCTCGACGCCTACGCGGCCGAACCCGACGCGGTCCGCGTCGACGTGATGCTGTGCGGGCCGGGGGAGCAGGCGCGCGTCCTGCACGACGGCCGGGCCGATGTGGCCCTCCTGCACCGGCCGTTCGACGACACGGCCGGATTCGACACCGAGGATCTGCACACGGAGCGCCAGATCGTGATCCTTCCGGCGGGCCATCCCCTCAGTACCCGGCCTCACCTGCGGATCGACGAGATCACCGGCCTCTCCGGTCTGCCCCTGCCGCGCTGGCCACGACCCGACGGAGCCTTCGCGGACGGCCCCGGCCCACAGGTGCGCGACCACACGCAGCTCACTCAGCTCATCGCCCTCGGCCGGGCCTGCGCGATCGTCCCGGAGTCGGCGTGCGCCGGCCTCGGCGAGGATCTCACCGCCGTGCCGGTCCCCGACGCCCCTGAGGTCACCACGGTGATCGCCTGGCCCCCGCACAGCCGTTCGTCGGCGGTCGCGGGGTTGGTCCGGGCCGCGGTCGCGCTGTGA
- a CDS encoding LacI family DNA-binding transcriptional regulator, with amino-acid sequence MVSKSGTEPRRVTINDVARSAGVSRQTVSRALNDKDEIDGDTKQRVLDAAHALGYRPSRFARGLVRQDTMTVGLVIPDLLNPFFTEVAASALEAARSRGWHVVVYDTADRAEEERGTLQVISSQVDAVIGYFSCPDSELEAFTRGMPVVLIGRESGSSRFTSIRIEGQDGVHAAIAHLAAKGHTRIGMLDHHTRAEPSIRHAWFTSATRAHGIDAGMVVGADQTADGGGRALRELLGAHPDITAVFTFNDIIAIGALREARRLGKNVPRDLAVIGFDGLQLGALLEPPLTSVALDTRQLGALAVEQVARLLSEPRTQVADDLIVRAELRLSGSA; translated from the coding sequence ATGGTGTCGAAATCGGGGACGGAGCCGCGGAGGGTCACGATCAATGACGTCGCCAGGTCCGCCGGAGTGTCCCGGCAGACCGTGTCGCGGGCTCTCAACGACAAGGACGAGATCGACGGCGACACCAAACAGCGTGTGCTGGACGCCGCTCACGCGCTGGGATACCGGCCGAGCCGGTTCGCCCGGGGTCTGGTGCGCCAGGACACCATGACCGTCGGGCTGGTCATCCCGGATCTGCTCAACCCCTTCTTCACCGAGGTCGCGGCCTCCGCGCTGGAGGCCGCCCGGTCGCGTGGCTGGCATGTCGTCGTGTACGACACCGCCGACCGCGCGGAGGAGGAACGGGGCACGCTCCAGGTGATCAGTTCGCAGGTCGACGCGGTCATCGGCTACTTCAGTTGTCCCGACAGCGAACTGGAGGCGTTCACCCGCGGCATGCCGGTGGTGCTCATCGGCCGGGAGAGCGGGTCCTCGCGGTTCACGTCGATCCGGATCGAGGGGCAGGACGGGGTCCACGCCGCGATCGCGCACCTTGCGGCGAAGGGCCACACGCGGATCGGCATGCTCGACCACCACACCCGGGCCGAACCGAGCATCCGCCACGCGTGGTTCACGTCGGCCACGAGGGCGCACGGGATCGACGCCGGGATGGTGGTCGGCGCGGACCAGACGGCCGACGGCGGCGGCAGGGCCCTCAGGGAGCTGCTCGGGGCCCATCCCGACATCACCGCCGTCTTCACGTTCAACGACATCATCGCGATCGGCGCGCTCCGGGAGGCCCGGCGCCTCGGCAAGAACGTTCCGCGGGATCTGGCGGTCATCGGCTTCGACGGCCTGCAGCTCGGGGCACTTCTGGAGCCCCCGCTCACGAGCGTCGCCCTCGACACGCGGCAACTCGGCGCGCTCGCCGTCGAGCAGGTCGCCCGGCTGCTGTCGGAACCGCGCACGCAGGTGGCCGACGACCTGATCGTGCGTGCCGAACTGCGTTTGAGCGGGTCGGCGTAA
- a CDS encoding MarR family winged helix-turn-helix transcriptional regulator yields MTDDAELSDLLTLRLGYLVKHAYLELAALMAEALEPYGVLPRELGVLSVIGADGAERSQNELASAIGMDRTTMVAVIDELEGRGLVERHRSARDRRRNVVTLTDAGVTCLRDAELARAEAEAAYLAPLETDAAQALTDALRVLHRAHAAPHGGRPLRAAGPTDQAHCAAAAGESSGT; encoded by the coding sequence ATGACGGACGACGCCGAACTGTCCGACCTCCTCACGCTGCGGCTGGGGTACCTGGTCAAGCACGCCTACCTCGAACTCGCGGCCCTCATGGCCGAGGCGCTGGAGCCGTACGGCGTGCTGCCCCGCGAGTTGGGCGTGCTGTCGGTGATCGGGGCGGACGGCGCCGAACGCTCGCAGAACGAGTTGGCCTCGGCGATCGGCATGGACCGGACCACGATGGTGGCCGTCATCGACGAACTCGAAGGCCGCGGACTGGTGGAACGCCATCGCAGCGCGCGGGACCGCCGCCGTAACGTGGTGACGCTCACGGACGCCGGAGTCACCTGCCTGCGGGACGCGGAACTGGCACGCGCCGAGGCCGAGGCGGCCTATCTCGCTCCGCTGGAGACCGACGCGGCGCAGGCACTGACCGACGCGCTGCGCGTCCTCCACCGCGCGCACGCCGCTCCGCACGGCGGCCGCCCGCTGCGTGCCGCCGGGCCGACGGACCAGGCGCACTGCGCCGCGGCCGCCGGCGAATCATCCGGCACCTGA
- a CDS encoding MFS transporter, protein MSDSIPAGATRTAPGSPASASAETADPRRWWGLVVIALAQLMVVLDATIVNIALPSAQKALDMSDGNRQWVITAYTLAFGGLLLLGGRVADLVGRKRTFIVGLIGFAAASAVGGAATGSAMLFGARAAQGVFGALLAPSALSLMTTTFTDPRERGKAFGIYGALAGAGGAVGLLLGGILTSYLNWRWCLYVNIPIAIVAVIGAVILLHDRPGHKDVRLDVPGVILGCGGLIAIVYGFSEAEPRGWGDSMVISLLVGGVLLLALFVLWQSRAKSPLLPLRILRDRNRAGCFLTMGFATIGMFGLFLFMTYYLQGILGYSPVRTGLAFLPMSAAIIIGSTQISARLLSRVPARALMVPGMFLAACGLLILTQLGVDSSYATHVLPAELIMGLGMGLTFMPVFSTATQGIRPQDAGVTSAMVNTSQQVGGSLGTALLNTIATSATSTYIGSHLTDPSRKAQVVAAGVVHGYTHAIWYAVGAMVLAGCSAAFLVNAKPVAHGDAATPNAAH, encoded by the coding sequence ATGAGTGACTCCATACCCGCCGGCGCCACCCGGACGGCACCGGGCTCGCCCGCCTCCGCCTCGGCCGAGACGGCCGATCCCCGCCGCTGGTGGGGCCTGGTCGTCATCGCCCTGGCCCAGCTCATGGTGGTCCTCGACGCGACCATCGTGAACATCGCGCTGCCGTCCGCCCAAAAGGCCCTCGACATGTCGGACGGCAACCGTCAGTGGGTCATCACGGCCTACACCCTCGCCTTCGGCGGTCTGCTGCTGCTCGGCGGCCGGGTCGCCGACCTCGTCGGCCGCAAGCGCACGTTCATCGTCGGCCTGATCGGCTTCGCCGCCGCGTCCGCCGTCGGCGGCGCCGCGACCGGCTCCGCGATGCTCTTCGGAGCCCGGGCCGCGCAGGGCGTCTTCGGCGCCCTTCTCGCCCCGTCGGCACTGTCGTTGATGACGACGACCTTCACCGACCCGCGCGAGCGCGGCAAGGCGTTCGGCATCTACGGCGCGCTGGCCGGCGCGGGCGGCGCCGTGGGCCTCCTGCTCGGCGGCATCCTCACCTCGTACCTGAACTGGCGCTGGTGTCTGTACGTCAACATCCCGATCGCCATCGTCGCCGTCATCGGCGCGGTCATCCTGCTGCACGACCGACCCGGCCACAAGGACGTGCGGCTCGACGTGCCCGGCGTGATCCTCGGCTGCGGCGGCCTCATCGCCATCGTGTACGGCTTCTCCGAGGCCGAGCCGCGCGGCTGGGGCGACTCGATGGTCATCTCGCTGCTCGTCGGCGGCGTGCTGCTGCTCGCCCTGTTCGTGCTGTGGCAGTCCCGCGCCAAGTCGCCGCTGCTCCCGCTGCGGATCCTGCGCGACCGCAACCGGGCCGGCTGCTTCCTGACCATGGGCTTCGCCACGATCGGCATGTTCGGCCTGTTCCTGTTCATGACCTACTACCTGCAGGGCATCCTCGGGTACTCCCCCGTCAGGACCGGTCTGGCGTTCCTGCCGATGTCCGCCGCGATCATCATCGGCTCGACGCAGATCTCCGCCCGGCTGCTGTCCCGCGTCCCGGCCCGCGCCCTCATGGTCCCGGGCATGTTCCTGGCCGCCTGCGGTCTGCTCATCCTGACCCAGCTCGGCGTCGACTCGTCGTACGCCACGCATGTGCTGCCCGCCGAGCTCATCATGGGTCTGGGCATGGGGCTCACGTTCATGCCCGTCTTCTCCACGGCGACGCAGGGTATTCGCCCGCAGGACGCCGGTGTCACCTCGGCCATGGTCAACACCTCGCAGCAGGTGGGCGGTTCGCTGGGCACGGCCCTGCTCAACACCATCGCCACCTCCGCCACGTCGACGTACATCGGCAGCCACCTCACCGACCCGTCCCGCAAGGCGCAGGTCGTGGCCGCGGGTGTGGTCCACGGCTACACCCACGCCATCTGGTACGCGGTCGGAGCGATGGTCCTCGCCGGGTGCTCCGCGGCCTTCCTGGTGAACGCCAAGCCCGTCGCCCATGGTGACGCCGCGACGCCGAACGCCGCGCACTGA
- a CDS encoding TetR/AcrR family transcriptional regulator, whose protein sequence is MESVLTEAVALLDEAGASALTFRALAQRLGGGVASIYWYVASKDELLDLATDHVMGSVLADVEKLPSSDDPIDDLRAMAVTLFDAIVDRPWLGAYFMRNTNTQSNSLHLYERLGRQTLRLDLSAHQRFHAVSAIVGVVVGSAVDMGQEPPEEILDGAVGRDEFLGRYAAAWRELDPEDFPFVREIVDEFDGHDDVDQFRSALELTLAGLRLQAGA, encoded by the coding sequence ATGGAGTCCGTGCTCACCGAGGCGGTGGCCCTGCTCGACGAGGCCGGCGCCTCGGCTCTGACGTTCCGGGCGCTCGCACAGCGGCTCGGCGGCGGCGTCGCCAGCATCTACTGGTACGTCGCGAGCAAGGACGAACTGCTCGACCTCGCGACCGACCACGTGATGGGCTCGGTGCTGGCCGACGTGGAGAAACTCCCGAGCAGCGACGACCCGATCGACGACCTCCGCGCCATGGCCGTGACGCTCTTCGACGCGATCGTGGACCGGCCCTGGCTGGGCGCGTACTTCATGCGCAACACCAACACCCAGAGCAACTCGCTGCACCTCTACGAGCGGCTCGGCCGGCAGACCCTTCGGCTGGATCTCAGTGCGCACCAGCGGTTTCACGCCGTGTCCGCGATCGTGGGGGTCGTCGTCGGCTCCGCCGTCGACATGGGGCAGGAGCCGCCCGAGGAGATCCTCGACGGCGCGGTGGGCCGCGACGAGTTCCTCGGCCGCTATGCCGCCGCCTGGCGCGAGCTCGACCCCGAGGACTTCCCCTTCGTACGCGAGATCGTCGACGAGTTCGACGGCCATGACGACGTCGACCAGTTCCGCTCCGCACTGGAGCTGACCTTGGCGGGCCTCCGCCTTCAGGCCGGAGCCTGA
- a CDS encoding sensor histidine kinase — MRAARDLLRFLTPRTLRGRLSLVALTTAALLMTVLTLAFNAVAQQRLQHQADDELRTRAAAVATTIDTTGTTVRVMESSHDNLLDTNVWIYAGPRLLEAPPGTASPLTHVADRLAAHPGRVCITTTSHRPFRLCALPVAGGHSEATVIAALDLSPYRSSADTLLLGSLALDAVMLASTYALTRLAVGRALRPVRAMTDQAAQWSAVASAERFGSKGHPVELTRLGTSLDSLLDRIRTLLRHEQQLTGELSHELRTPLSRIIAELDWWQSRPRTADQTRATHQVITDAAVSMRTICDTLLDDARDGSPGTPGTAESLTALRRLAETSCPPAHLTIVVDGSCPTIGVAPALLERIVSPLLANACRYARASVTVRVHDTSDGVRIEVTDDGPGVPPPFMPHLFEPGRRADPGDGHSGAGLGLPLARRLARSADGDLRFDHRHTAGARFVVCLPAG, encoded by the coding sequence ATGCGCGCCGCACGCGACCTGCTGCGCTTCCTGACACCCCGGACACTGCGGGGCCGGCTGTCCCTGGTGGCGCTCACGACGGCCGCCCTGCTGATGACGGTCCTCACGCTGGCCTTCAACGCCGTGGCCCAGCAACGGCTTCAGCACCAGGCGGACGACGAGCTGCGCACGCGCGCGGCGGCTGTCGCCACGACGATCGACACCACGGGCACGACTGTGCGGGTCATGGAGTCGTCCCACGACAACCTGCTGGACACGAACGTGTGGATCTACGCGGGTCCCCGTCTGCTGGAGGCACCGCCGGGCACCGCGAGCCCACTGACGCACGTCGCCGACCGACTGGCGGCACACCCGGGTCGGGTCTGCATCACGACCACGTCCCACCGACCGTTCCGGCTGTGCGCGCTCCCGGTGGCCGGGGGACACAGCGAGGCGACGGTGATCGCCGCTCTGGACCTCTCCCCGTACCGGAGTTCGGCCGACACGCTGCTCCTCGGATCGCTCGCTCTGGACGCCGTCATGCTCGCCTCGACCTACGCGCTCACGCGGCTGGCCGTCGGGCGGGCGCTCCGCCCGGTCCGCGCGATGACCGACCAGGCCGCCCAGTGGAGTGCCGTGGCCTCGGCGGAACGCTTCGGCAGCAAGGGGCATCCCGTCGAACTCACGCGCCTCGGCACGTCGTTGGACTCCCTGCTCGACCGGATCCGTACCCTCCTGCGTCACGAACAGCAGCTCACCGGGGAGCTGTCGCACGAACTCCGTACCCCGCTGAGCCGCATCATCGCCGAACTCGACTGGTGGCAGAGCCGCCCACGTACCGCCGATCAGACCCGCGCCACCCATCAGGTCATCACCGATGCCGCCGTCTCCATGCGCACGATCTGCGACACGCTCCTGGACGACGCCCGCGACGGCTCCCCCGGCACTCCGGGTACAGCCGAATCCCTCACCGCCCTGCGTCGACTGGCCGAGACCTCCTGCCCGCCGGCGCACTTGACGATCGTGGTCGACGGGTCGTGCCCGACGATCGGCGTCGCACCCGCACTCCTCGAACGCATCGTCAGCCCGCTCCTCGCCAACGCGTGCCGCTACGCCCGAGCCAGCGTCACCGTCCGGGTGCACGACACGTCCGACGGCGTACGGATCGAGGTCACCGACGACGGACCGGGCGTGCCGCCCCCGTTCATGCCCCACCTCTTCGAACCCGGCCGCCGGGCCGACCCCGGCGACGGGCACAGCGGCGCGGGTCTGGGACTGCCCCTGGCCAGGCGTCTCGCCCGTTCCGCCGACGGAGATCTGAGATTCGACCACCGGCACACCGCCGGGGCCAGATTCGTCGTGTGTCTGCCCGCGGGATGA
- a CDS encoding SDR family oxidoreductase — MDAMSETNTAHRPQVALVTGANKGIGYEIAAGLGALGWTVGVGARNEERRESAVEKLRAAGADAFGVPLDVTDDASVTAAARLVEEQAGRLDALVNNAGITGGGPQDPTTVDVDRVRAAVETNVIGVIRVTNALLPLLRRSPSPRIVNVSSSVGSLTLQTTPGAEVGPVAVAYSPSKTFLNAVTVQYAKELADTNILINAVCPGYTATDLNAFQGVRTPQQGAASAIRLATVPDGGPTGHFFDDEGEVPW; from the coding sequence ATGGATGCCATGAGTGAAACGAACACCGCCCACCGTCCGCAGGTCGCGCTGGTGACCGGAGCCAACAAGGGGATCGGGTACGAGATCGCAGCGGGGCTCGGTGCCCTGGGCTGGACCGTCGGGGTCGGCGCCCGGAACGAGGAGCGGCGCGAGTCCGCCGTGGAGAAGCTGCGCGCGGCCGGAGCCGACGCGTTCGGCGTTCCGCTGGACGTGACCGACGACGCGAGTGTGACTGCCGCGGCCCGGCTCGTGGAGGAGCAGGCCGGGCGGCTCGACGCGCTCGTCAACAACGCGGGGATCACCGGTGGCGGACCGCAGGACCCCACTACGGTCGATGTCGACCGGGTGCGAGCCGCCGTCGAGACCAACGTGATCGGCGTCATCCGCGTGACGAACGCCCTGCTGCCGCTGCTCCGCCGCTCGCCGTCACCCCGGATCGTCAACGTCTCCAGCAGCGTCGGCTCCCTCACGCTCCAGACGACCCCTGGCGCCGAGGTCGGCCCCGTAGCCGTCGCGTACTCACCGTCCAAGACGTTCCTGAACGCCGTCACGGTGCAGTACGCCAAGGAACTGGCCGACACGAACATCCTCATCAACGCCGTCTGCCCCGGCTACACGGCCACGGACCTCAACGCCTTCCAGGGCGTGCGTACACCGCAGCAGGGAGCCGCCTCCGCGATCCGCCTCGCGACCGTGCCGGACGGCGGACCGACGGGTCACTTCTTCGACGACGAGGGCGAAGTGCCCTGGTAG
- a CDS encoding HoxN/HupN/NixA family nickel/cobalt transporter, with translation MTRKEWARLGGMAAFVVALHVIGWFTLLAVVAPEHYSLGTKTFGIGIGITAYTLGMRHAFDADHIAAIDNTTRKLMNEGQRPLSVGFWFSLGHSSIVFALAFLLSLGVKALAGPVENDDSPLHSITGWIGTTVSGVFLYVIAIINLLIMAGIWKVFRAMRSGHYDEAALEEQLDNRGFMNRILGRLMKSITKPWQMYPLGLLFGLGFDTATEIALLVLAGSGAASGLPWYAILCLPVLFAAGMALLDTIDGSFMNFAYGWAFSKPVRKVYYNLTVTGLSVAVALIIGTVELLGLVAEKAGLHGFFWDWISGLDLNIIGYVVVGLFFATWIVALLVWKLGRIEEKWTEGLAQPAEQRVE, from the coding sequence ATGACCCGCAAGGAGTGGGCCCGTCTCGGCGGGATGGCCGCGTTCGTCGTCGCGCTGCACGTCATCGGCTGGTTCACGTTGCTCGCGGTCGTGGCGCCCGAGCACTACAGCCTGGGCACCAAGACGTTCGGCATCGGTATCGGCATCACCGCCTACACCCTGGGGATGCGGCACGCCTTCGACGCCGACCACATCGCCGCGATCGACAACACCACTCGGAAGCTGATGAACGAGGGACAGCGCCCGCTGTCCGTCGGGTTCTGGTTCTCCCTCGGCCACTCCAGCATCGTCTTCGCGCTCGCCTTCCTGCTCTCCCTCGGCGTCAAGGCGCTGGCGGGACCGGTGGAGAACGACGACTCCCCGCTGCACAGCATCACCGGCTGGATCGGCACCACCGTCTCGGGGGTCTTCCTCTACGTCATCGCGATCATCAACCTGCTGATCATGGCGGGGATCTGGAAAGTGTTCCGCGCGATGCGCTCCGGCCATTACGACGAGGCGGCGCTGGAGGAGCAGCTCGACAACCGCGGCTTCATGAACCGCATCCTGGGCCGCCTGATGAAGTCGATCACCAAGCCCTGGCAGATGTACCCGCTGGGCCTGCTCTTCGGGCTCGGCTTCGACACGGCGACCGAGATCGCCCTGTTGGTCCTCGCCGGATCGGGAGCGGCCTCAGGGCTGCCCTGGTACGCGATCCTCTGCCTGCCCGTCCTGTTCGCGGCGGGGATGGCGCTGCTGGACACGATCGACGGATCGTTCATGAACTTCGCCTACGGCTGGGCGTTCTCCAAGCCCGTCCGCAAGGTCTACTACAACCTCACCGTCACGGGCCTGTCCGTCGCCGTCGCCCTCATCATCGGGACCGTCGAACTGCTCGGCCTGGTCGCGGAGAAGGCCGGCCTGCACGGCTTCTTCTGGGACTGGATCTCCGGCCTCGACCTCAACATCATCGGCTACGTCGTCGTCGGCCTGTTCTTCGCCACCTGGATCGTCGCGCTGCTGGTGTGGAAGCTCGGCCGCATCGAGGAAAAGTGGACGGAGGGGCTGGCGCAACCGGCCGAGCAGCGCGTCGAGTAG
- a CDS encoding MFS transporter produces MTTATLQKPSRTTYPSLRAAWIPLAALCLAFFVEMVDNTLLSIALPTIGRDLGSGTTALQWVTGAYSLTFGGLLLTAGSMADRLGRRRVLLIGLAVFGSLSLCVVLVTTAGELIALRAALGIAAAAMAPITNSLVFRLFDDKALRMRAMTVMIVVGMSGFVLGPLLGGTALAHVRWEWLLVVNAPIALIACIGVRLGVPADRPEDLTKDALDVPGAVLSVSAIGLACYSLTSGVEHGWLSSITLASIAGAVVAATAFILHERRSAAPMLDLKLFTNGTVRGATIAQIGTSIAMASVMFGLILHFQYAYGWSPVRAGLANLPIIVTMLVATPLSEWLGRRFGHRIACLVGAACLAGSLAGLSWGVDHGYAAIAVCMVLMTVGLRTVMTICAVALVDAMPSNRTSIGAALNDTAQEVGSSVGTAVVGTLIAALVTTQLPAGTWSGDLVASFFHGERITYAVLAVVVGLIAATGALSLTDSRTVEEAPVEEAA; encoded by the coding sequence ATGACCACCGCCACGTTGCAAAAACCCTCACGCACCACCTATCCCTCCCTCCGCGCGGCGTGGATTCCGCTGGCCGCCCTCTGCTTGGCGTTCTTCGTCGAGATGGTCGACAACACGCTCTTGTCGATCGCGCTGCCCACGATCGGTCGCGACCTCGGCAGCGGCACGACCGCGCTGCAATGGGTCACCGGCGCGTACTCGCTGACCTTCGGCGGCCTGCTGCTCACGGCCGGGTCGATGGCCGACCGGCTGGGCCGCCGTCGGGTGCTGCTCATAGGACTCGCCGTGTTCGGCTCGCTGAGCCTGTGCGTCGTCCTGGTCACCACGGCGGGCGAGCTCATCGCCCTGCGCGCCGCACTCGGCATCGCCGCCGCGGCCATGGCCCCGATCACGAACTCGCTGGTCTTCCGCCTGTTCGACGACAAGGCCCTGCGGATGCGCGCCATGACGGTGATGATCGTCGTCGGCATGTCCGGCTTCGTTCTCGGGCCGTTGCTCGGCGGCACCGCGCTGGCCCATGTGCGCTGGGAGTGGCTGCTGGTCGTCAACGCCCCGATCGCGCTGATCGCCTGCATCGGCGTGCGGCTCGGCGTCCCGGCAGACCGACCGGAGGACCTCACCAAGGACGCGCTCGACGTGCCGGGCGCCGTCCTGAGCGTCAGCGCCATCGGGCTCGCCTGCTACTCGCTGACCAGCGGTGTCGAGCACGGCTGGCTCTCCTCGATCACCCTCGCGTCGATCGCGGGCGCCGTGGTGGCGGCGACGGCGTTCATCCTCCACGAGCGGCGCAGCGCCGCACCCATGCTGGACCTGAAGCTCTTCACGAACGGCACCGTCCGCGGCGCCACCATCGCGCAGATCGGTACGTCCATCGCGATGGCCAGCGTGATGTTCGGACTGATCCTCCACTTCCAGTACGCCTACGGCTGGAGCCCGGTACGGGCCGGCCTGGCCAACCTGCCGATCATCGTGACCATGCTCGTCGCGACTCCGCTGTCCGAATGGCTCGGGCGCCGGTTCGGCCACCGCATCGCGTGCCTGGTGGGGGCGGCCTGTCTGGCCGGTTCGCTGGCGGGACTCTCCTGGGGGGTCGACCACGGGTACGCGGCCATCGCCGTCTGCATGGTGCTCATGACCGTGGGCCTGCGCACCGTGATGACGATCTGCGCGGTCGCGCTCGTCGATGCGATGCCGAGCAACCGCACCTCCATCGGCGCCGCCCTGAACGACACCGCACAGGAGGTCGGCTCCAGCGTCGGCACCGCCGTCGTCGGCACCCTGATCGCAGCGCTGGTCACCACCCAGCTCCCCGCCGGAACCTGGAGCGGCGACCTCGTCGCGTCCTTCTTCCACGGCGAACGGATCACCTATGCCGTCCTCGCGGTCGTCGTCGGACTGATCGCGGCCACCGGCGCTCTGAGCCTCACCGACTCCCGCACCGTCGAGGAAGCACCTGTCGAGGAAGCCGCCTGA